gtgtaagagggttcccctttcctcTCCAATATTTGGTGATTCCTGTCgtgttatttttccccattctcactggtgtgaggtggtatctcattgtggttttcatttgtatttccctgatggcaagtgatgcagaacattttctcatgtgcatgttggccatgtccatgtcttcctctgtgagatttctcttcatgtcttttgcccatttcatgattggattgtttgtttctttgctgttgagtttaataagttctttatagatcttggaaactagctctttatctgatacgtcatttgcaaatatcttctcccattctgtaggttgtcttttacttttgttgactgtatcctttgctgtgcaaaagcttcttatcttgattaagtcccaatagttcatttttgctttgtttcttttgccttcgtggatgtatcttgcaagaagttactgtggctgagttcaaaaagggtgttacctgtgttctcctctaggattttgatggactcttgtctcacatttagatctttcatacattttgagtttttctctgggtatggtgaaagagagtggtctagtttcattcttctgcatgtggatgtccaattttcccagcaccatttattgaagaggttgtcttttttccagtggatagtctttcctgctttgtcgaatattagttgaccataaagttgagggtcgacttttggatcctctattctgttccattggtctatgtgtctgtttttgtgccagtaccacactgtcttgatgaccacagctttgtagtacaacctgaaatctggcattgtgatgctcccagctatggttttctttttaatattcccctggctattcggggtcttttctgattccacacaagtcttaAGATGATGGGCActcgctccagccctttagggagctgggTCCACGGTGTGTGATGCCCTCTCCCCTGTGGCTCAGTTCCtttgttagtgcccctgggagcctgagcgCATCACTGCCTGTCCTGGGATCCTGCTGGAGCCTCCTGCGAGCGCCTTACCCTCCCGGAAGATTcataaagttcctgcttctctgggcctgggctttcctgtcctgggggctatCCCTGCCTAGCCTTAGCCAGGCTCCTTGCGGGGGACGCTCCCTCTTGgatgcttttttgtttattttttccatcttcctaccttgatagaagcgcaaactcttcacACTCTTGCAttacagctgttctctctttaaatctcaggccgaattcgtaggttttcaggatgatttgaaagttatctaggtaagttggtggggacaggtgacttggagaccctactcttccgtcaTCTTGCCTCacctctaaataaaataaaaattaaacaaacaaacttacTAAGTTGAACTgtaaaacatctcaagaattctttcttgaccattgtTCTCAAGGGTCCCACAAGAACATCAATGGGCCACCTCTCTGAGGTGCAAGATAGGGTTCCTTTTGTGGGTTGTTTTGGAATCAAGGATTGGAGACATTTTTATGGAAGCCAAGAGACTGGAGGAGTGGGCTTACTGCCTCCCCATAACTGTCTACTATCTTGGCAGTGATGGACTTTCCACTCTTCCCTCTCTATCAGTACCCTAGTCCCAGTTGTCACTCATCAAGCCTCTCAGGAGACCTAGCTAACTACAAAATTCTCATTGCCATCATACACTtttgccctgtgtgtgtgtgtgtttgtgcactgGGGGGAGCAGTATATGCCATAAGGTATAATGGTAAAATGGATTAAGCTCTCAATCTGAGTTTTGAAGACATCTCCCCATGTCTAATAATGTCTGCATCTTATCATGCCAGGGTTGTAATAAACCCCAATAAGGTGACAAACATAACATTTCTCAGGAGCATTATAATACTGTAAGAAAAGAACTGGATCCAGAGTCAACCAGTCTGGGCTTGAATCCTATCTTGTCCACTTTCTAGCATTTTGACCTTGAGCTATTTATCTCATTCAGCCTCAGAATCTTCATTTGTATCATCTATTGAGCTAATAATATCCACTAGACCAGGATTTCTCAACATcagcactattgatattttgaactaaataattCCTTGTTGGAGTTGTCTTGTGCATTGAGGGATGGTTAACAGCATCCCTGATCCCTATCCACTAGATATCTAGCACTCTCCTCCCCCTAGGTTGTAACAATAAAAAATGCATGCAttcattgccaaatgtctcctgtgGGTAAAATCACCTTGGTTGAAAGGCACTGTCCTAGAACACAGAGTTGTTGAGAAGAATGCAAAGTAGAAGCACGTTGTAATTtgttaaatttacatatttttataagtttttaggATTTTGATTAGAGAAATACTAAATAGACTAGTTTTCGAGTCAAACAAATGAGGAGGTGAGGGTTAGATTATCTTAATTTGGAGAGTTGAGAAAAGAGGATTGAAAGTAGGAAGACCAAACATCACAGTCTGCCAGAACTCAGGGATGTGAGATTTTCAGTGCCCAAATCAGGAAAGTCTTGGGCAAAAGGGGATGTCACtctagtaaaaaaaaagtcaccaccGGTATGCACTACATGCCAGACTTTGTGCTGGGCACTTTTTATACATTGTTCAGTCCTGGCAATAAGCTTATGACAAACATCATATCTCTATTTTCTTGCATAGGCAACTGAGACTCAGTGCAGCAGAATAGTGTAGCCACAAGAATTTGGGCAAATCTACTCAAAGGAGGTGGGATGGTTTCAGGCCTTCTAAAAACCCCCTTATGCTCTACTCTGAGATCTTCTTCTTCCCATTCCTTGGCCCAGGACACAGAGAAAGCCTACCAGAATACAACCTGTGACTTGCTGGTGACAGTATGGATGCATAGTTCTGAGCATATCATGCCCAGAACCGTCAGCATGAAGTGGGCTTGAGTAGGCCTCCTTGGAGTATACTATACATAAGTAAAATTATCTCCAAGGATAAGGAGATAGTCATGAGGAAAGGGGGATCCCCAGGAAGATGCACCTGCATGATTGTTTTGGCTCTTTTTTGGGGGTATTACCCTTGAATTGGAGGAGGTGCAGTGGAAGGGGTGAGTGGGATGACAAGGCAGAAGAGACAATAAATCCTCCGTGCCATTTTGGAGCTCACATATCCTCAGTGTGCCATCATTTCCTAGGAATTTTCAACATTCCACTTCAACCCctaccaaaataaaacaaaaatttaaaaaaggatttgaTTCTGGAAGTCTTTGCCCAGTGGTCCAGTATCACAAACCCTTGCTAGGCCTTTTGGAAAAAGGTGTCTTTCCAAGGATGAAGAATTTTCTTTAGGGAATTATGAAGCTTTCTCTGATAATTGatagaaaatatattatctttctctcttgctctccctcctgcctgcGTTTTGATGGCCTAAGTAGCTATCCTCACTCTAGCCTTAAAAACTTAAACTTGCATTTGCTTCTAGTACCCACAGTGGAATCTGTGAActactcatttattttccttgagTATCTCTTGATCAAAGGCCAGGATTTCTTAGTGTTGCTATTTGCTTAACAGGAACTATCCACTCCTATCACAGATTTACCTcttcctacttggtcatggtgaaatggtgcagccactctgcaaaactgtgtggaggttcctcaaagagttaaaaatagacatgccctatgacccagcaattgcactgttggggatttaccccaaagatacagatgcaatgaaataccgggacacctgcaccccaatgtttatagcagcaatgtccacaatagccaaactgtggaaggagcctcggggtccatcaaaagatgaatggataaagaagacgtggtttatgtatacaatggaatattactcagccattagaaatgacaaatacaccaccatttgcttcaacgtggatagacctggagggtattgtgctgagtgaaataagtcaattggagaaggacaaacattatatgttctcattcatttggggaatataaataatagtgaaagggaatagaagggaagggagaagaaatgtgtgcgaaatatcagaaagggagacagaacataaagactcctaactctgggaaatgaactaggggtagtggaaggaaaggagggcgggggttgggggtgaatgggtgatgggcactgagggaggcacttgacgggatgagcactgggtgttattctgtatgttggcaaattgaacaccaataaaaaataaatttattattaaaaataaaataaaataaaaaaagaaaagaaaaaaaaaaaacagatttaccTGTTCCTCTCTGAAGTCCAAGGCTGCCAGAGAATAATATTCTTTGCTGTATGCCCCACCCTACTTCTACCTCTTGGTCTCCAACCAGCCAGAGAGACCTCAGAACGGGGGTGAGGAAGCATATTCACACAGATCCACTCTTACACTTAAAACTTCTGAGGTAGCCTTTCTCACTCCTGGCCATTTTGGGTGCTGTTGGTTGGGGCCATCCCGCATATAAGGCAGGAAGATGGTGGccacaaagaagaggaaaaagtcaCTTGAGTTGATCAACTCTAGGCTCCAACTCATTATGAAAAGTGGAAagtgggcagcccctgtggcccagcgccttaatgctgccttcagctcagggtatgatcctggagacccgggattgagtcccacgtcaggctccctgcatggagcctgcttctccctctgcctgtgtctctgcctctctctctctctttctctccttgggtctttcatgaataaataaataaaatcttaagaaaagaaaagttgcaaGTACATACTGGGGTACAAGCAGACTCTGAAAATGATCAGACACGGCAAAGCAAAACTGGTCATCCTGGCCAACAATTGCCCGGCTTTGAGGAAATCTGAGATAGAATACCACGCCATGTTGGCCAAAACTAGTGTCCATCACTACACTGGCAATAATATTGGATTGCGCATAGCATGTGCAAAATACTACGGAGTATGTACCCTGGCTATCATTGATCCATGTGATTCTGATATCATTAGAAGCATGCCAGAACAGAGCGGTGAAAAGTAAgtcacatgaattttttttctttaataaaactaGCCAGAGCTTGTTTtagagataaataataaataaataataaataaataaataaataaataaataaataaataaaaaataaataaataaaaattctgaggTAAATTCTTCCAGAAGCATGTACTGTTGAGGTTGGAAGGACCTTTAGAAGACCAGCCAGTTTGACTCCATAAGCTTAGAGAAGTGGAGGAACTGATGACCAGAAAGGTCAATGGCCTACCCCGGGATCACTCAGTGAGTTGGAGACTGAGCCTGCAATCAGCATCCACAGTTGCTGGAACCTAAATCATCATTCAGAATACTACTTACTTTCTGAAAACCACTCTAGCTCAATGCAGATGAAAGGATTGGAAGTTTTAGCCAATAGTCTGGCTACATGATACTTTGAGCTGAAGAGCAATCCAGTGACTCCCTGCTCCTTGAAAAGGTCAGTGTCCTCACTCAAGTGTCCAGCCCTAGCACACAATGTTGGTCTGGGGAGGGAGGTGACCAGATCATTAAAGAAATTGGTAAAGTGACTGATGTCTCTGTGGCTGTCACTACCAGGTATGTATCTGGATGTAACTCATTTGCCTACCTTGGCATAATTAAGCTAAAGAATTGACTTTTCTTTATTGACAATTTTTACTTCCATAAATCTCTGTTAAACTACTGCAATAATCCAGTAGCACATTTTAAGATGAAGAGTCCAAGcagcttctctaattttttaatgGACATGTGCACTGTGGGTTGTGATTCTGGacatatgtgtataatatattgcctgttgggaatttttttgtatgtggctTTCACGGAAAAATGAAATAGCAGGAATTTCAGAGACTTACAGATGAAGTTTCCAGTCTCAGTTTGAACTAACTGTGTAAATTTGGAGATTTGCTTAATCTTCTGAGCCTTGATTTCTCTAGCTGAAAAATGAGGGCTATCGTATTTATTTCACTGGGTTATTGGGGAGAATTATATGAGATGATGTGGTTAAAGTGCTTAGCTTAGTGCCTGGCATATACACTGAATGTATGCTTAGCCAATAGGGTTTATTATCACCACACTATGTGCTATTTTATTCTGCTTAGAGCATTGGGACCTCTAGATTATCTTGTAGCCACTTGCCTGGGAAGCAGTACACCATCCCCATAAGCCCTGTCCCAGCCACCCTAACCCTGTCCTCTTCTGTACTACAAAACCAATTTTGATGTGTGGCTATCCTAAAGGAAAGCATAGCAATTAAAAGTTTCCCTTGCCCTCTGCTAGTCTGAGTACTTTGCTAATATCAAGAGTATGTAGTTTTATCTCTGCCTTTTTTTGcactattttataataatttgatTGTGTCACTGTGTGTGTCCAGCTagattttaaatgtgttaaaaattatcttaatccTTTCTGCtacccgccccctcccccccgggacCAGCATTAAAACTACAGCAGAACAGGTGTTCAGGgagtatttaaataattaaatgaatgagcACTCAGATGCTAAGAACCAAGCATTCAAGCTATTTCTAATTGTAAAAGGGaccacctccctctccccttagATCACCATCTGTATGGAGTCCCAGATGTTTCTGGTAAGAAGGTTGGTTCCAAGTTGTTctgagaagttttatttttcacataccTATCCAAATTTGAGTTTACTTCCTGTTCCTTTTTGTGTGCACAGAAATTTTCACCCTTATTCTGGAACTTAACATAATCAATCTTAAAGTGTGTTGTATATCTCCATTGCCCCTTAAGAATGattattcctgggatgcctgggtggcttagccattaagcctctgccttcggctcagggtgtgatccctgggatggagtcccacatcgggctccctgcagggagcctgcttctccctctgcctatgtctctgcctctctctgcatgtctttcatgtataaataaataaaatcttaaaaaataaaaaagagtggcTATTCCTGAGGGTGACTTTGGCTTTGGAGTACTGGGCTTTGGAAGGTGATAGGTTTGTATTGAAACTTTGGCTGTACCACACATTTATTGTCTGTATAACCTTCAAAAAGAGGCTTAACCTCTTGAGTCCAGTAtctgtatctgtaaaatgatgtgaaagatttgtaaaaattttatttaatctttgtgACAATCTTATGTGTGGGGGGATATAGAACTATAGCtagaattaaataatataatatgtaaaaagtTCCCAGTATAGAGCTTTGCATTTGGTACacatttgattaatattttcttataatttgtttatgaaaaataaccaaattgcagaagaaaaaatgtagaaaacaatgaaaataaggaaaaaagttaTCCATAGTTCCACTACCTTAACATAACAATGGTCTCTGAGGTTCTTCAGGGATcctgtcttattcatctttgtagtccccacagtacctggcacatagtggtCACTCAATCAATGTGTTCCATTCAATTGGCTTAGAAGGGAGAAGTAAATAAATGGCAAACTTATGTGGAGGCTTTGGCAATTTACAAAATTTATGTCCACTACATATTTGTTGCTCATACCAACACTTTGAGGTTAACAGATTGTCTGTCAtgtctctcattttacagaggaagacattgaACTTCGAAGAGGTATATGTAATTTTCCCTAGACCACACAGCAATAAGTAAGTGACAGGATAGGGCCTCTGTCCCAGGGTTTCTAACTCAAAATCCTGGGCCTTTGACACTGTCTATCTACCATTACCCAAGCCCAGTCATCCCCAATAAAGCCTAAATTGTCATCCGTATGACTAGGGGTTTAATGTTTCCTGGCAAACTGCCCAAATGTGCCCCCTTCTTACTATTGATCCCTGGGACTTGATTGGGGAGTAGGGATGGTAGTGAATAGGAAATTGAGACAGGCAGGGTCTTGGATCTGCCAAACCGGAGAGAACAGATGGAGAAATGTCATGCCCAGAGACATCTGAGACCATTTCTACTAGAAGTGGGTAAGGGAAAGGAATGCACTTTAGAGAAGGTTCAGCTAGTTCTGGACCAGTAAACTTTGTGAGAAAGCAAGCTGCCTCTGAAGCATCTGTCCAGACAATTGGAAAGAGATTCTGGGCCACATCAGGTTATTTCCATCTCCTGTGTCTGGCGCAGGTCTATGTTTCTGAGACAACTACACTTCTATTTTGCCTCTGTCTTAGCCATCCAGTCCTGGTATCTCAACCCCTATCCTAAACTGGGAACCTTCAAAACTGCTTCCTGCTGAACAAAGCTGGGACTCAGAGTAAGCCTTTTCCTCCATACATTAGCCCCAGATTCCACTCCTATACTCTAGTGCAAGAATCTGACCCCCACACCTAACAAGCTTTCTATAGCTTGCCTCATCTCTGAGGTCTAAGCATGTTTTCTCAGGTCTGTGAAATGTTCCTGCAGATGCTCATGGAGAAAACCCAGATGACAGAACTCTAGCAGGAGTTCAGAAACTGTGGATATAGCTTTACCAGAGTCCTTAGAAAAGGGTAGTGTAGGGGAGTAAGGGGAGTGGGATGGGTCAATGGGTCCAGGTGGGGGAGGCATGGCCATAATGATCAGCCTTAGTTTTCTGGGTGGGTTTTATATCCCTGGGCCTCAAATTCCATCTGAGTTTGAAGGAAAGGACTCCTAGAATGTACAAATGGGCATGCATTTTAGAGGTCATATTTCACCTCAGACCCAGAggtgacttctttctttctaaatgtttatcttctttcttcttctggactTTCTGGTCAGTGTTCTTTTTAGGGTGACCAGTTCATCCTTGTTTCTCAGGgattttcagttttactattgAAAGTCCTGAGTCCTGGAACCCCCACTTGGTCCTGGGCAGACCAGAATAGTAAGTAAACCTCGTTCTCTTACTACTTTTGTCTCATTACCCTGTTTCCCTTTGGGAACTTCAAATTTGCAGGTACAGTTGAAATTACTTCTCAAGAAAACacaatttgaatttttgtttttacctgaGACTGGCATGTTGCACCAGCATTGTGTCAGCATTGTGTTTCCTGTAACACTCCCCAAATAACCCTTAAAAATTGAACCTATGACTGCACTGTCTTGCATTTTGGGGGGCTTCTCTGAGGACCAAGTCTAGGGCTATAGATCCAGTGGATCCTCAGCCAGAGAGCTTCCTTCCCGCATGGTGACTTTTGTCTATGGTAATGAGCTAAGCAATTGAGGAGGGCTGGCAACTTTCTGGTTCTGGGAACTTGTTTGCATGCCTTTGAGGGGCTTTTTGTGATCCATCTCCTTCAGCTGgtagctgcttctccctccccacactAGGATTATGATACAATTCCAGTATCTTTTAAGGCTAGCCTTTGCATATACCATGGGATTATCCTGAGGATGTCAGATGATGTTCACCTAGTATATGATCACACTAGCAGCCTGCTGGAGACCTCTCATCAATAAGTGTGACAGTGTGAAGTGAATATTTAGGGAAGGGGTTGGTGCAACCCAACCCCTGTTGCACCCTCTGGAACACTCCCACTCAATACTCTATCAATGGTTTCTGGGTTTGAGAATTGGGAGAAGAGGCCTGAGAAGGTACAATGGATATGGGCTTGAGAGTCAGCAGAGCAGGCATGGACCCTAGCTCTACTCCCAATTGCTACATGTCTTTGGGAAACCTACCCTACCTTCCTGggctcagttttctcctctataCAATGCAAGGACTGCTCCACATAATTCACAGCTTCTCTGTCTGTCAGTATGAAAGTTTTGTCACCATTTTAGTCTCTAATTTTAGTTCCTCTGGGATTGTTTCTTTAGAAATTGCTATGATTATTAAGAATGAGAATAATAACgatcatttattgaacactacataGTCACCAAACCATTAGAGAAGATGAGAGCTAGGGCTCTCAAACTAGATGATTTGGATCAGAATcctgctctgccatttactaCCTGTGTGGCCGTAGGCAAGTGACTCAATTTTTCTGTGCCTTAGTATCTCTCATTTATAactcaagaaaaataagaagtattgagcacagttcctggcacttAAGAAGTTAGATATTAGAACTGATCAGAGGAGGAGGGGCCagaaggcggaagagtagggtccccaagtaaCCTGTCCcaaccaaattacctagataactttcaaatcatcctgaaaacctacgaattcggcctgagatttaaagagagaacagctgaaatgctacagtgagaagagttcgtgcttctatcaaggtaggaagacgggaaaaaaataaagaaataaaaagtatccaagggggaggggccccagcaAGTAGCTGGGCTAAGGCCTCAcagcgagtgcccccaggacaggaaagccccatcccggagaagcaggagcttcaccaatcgtCCCAGACAGAAAGGccctcgcagggagttggagcaggatcacAGGAGGGGTGGGGATGTCCTCAAGCTCCCAGGGgtactaacagaggacctgcaccCCAGGGGAGAGCGCACCATACCCCTCCGCTGAGCTCCCTAAAAGGGCTGCAGCACAGGCAGGGTGGGGCGGGGAGCCCCTCAGGCGGCAGCATCGGGCGAAGGGGGCTGTGCGCCCTGGGAGCATGATTGCAGCAGTGCAGGCCCGGAGCCCAGGGTGCtgagggacacagcccaggatccggcactccccctgggacaggcagaggccaggagggcacaagAGAGCAAGGACACTCCAGCTGCTGGGAGGCCCCAAGGTGTGCAGATCCGCGATCCTGCATCCGGAGCATCCAGACaactgcggactgggagctgcgatAGTTACTGCAGgaactgactccagggctggagagctggctgccactgttgttgttcctcctggggcatcacaggataaacaacccccactgaaccTCACAGTGgcttcacaggataaacaactctcACTGAGCTGAACaacaggcagggggctgagcagctcccccaagtgctcacacctgaaaatcagcacagcaggcccctcccacagaagaccagctagaaggacaggggaaaagcaagttattggcCAAGCAgtactggaaagttccaggggaagtcgaggtttttacagtatatagaatcagaagatactcccccccccccttttttttgttttgttttctgttagcttcccccccacttttttttctatttttcttctttttcttctctctttttcttttcttttttctcttctctctttttctccttttcccagtacaacttgtttttggccactctgcactgagcaaaatgactagaagaaaaaactaacctcaaaagaaagaatcagaaacagtcctctctcccacagagttacaaaacctggattacaattcaatgtcagaaagccaattcagaagcacaattataaagctactgatggctatagaaaaaagcataaaggaatcaagagacttcatgactgcagaatttagatccaatcaggcagaaattaaaaatcaattaaatgagatgcaatcaaaactagaggtcctaatgatgagggttaatgaggtagaagaacaagtgagtgacatagaagaaagGTTGATGgtaaagagggaaactgaggaaaaaagagtaaaacaattaaaagatcatgaggataggttaaagGGATGACaggctcagaaagaaaaatctatgtttgattggggttcctgagggtgccgaaagggacagaggcccagaatatgtatttggacaaatgatagctgaaaactttccgaatctgggaagggaaacaggcattcagatccaggagatagagagatt
The Vulpes vulpes isolate BD-2025 chromosome X, VulVul3, whole genome shotgun sequence genome window above contains:
- the LOC112911201 gene encoding large ribosomal subunit protein eL30-like; this translates as MVATKKRKKSLELINSRLQLIMKSGNCKYILGYKQTLKMIRHGKAKLVILANNCPALRKSEIEYHAMLAKTSVHHYTGNNIGLRIACAKYYGVCTLAIIDPCDSDIIRSMPEQSGEK